TTATGATAAATTAACGTCTTTTTTTTCAGAATATTTCCGTTCGTGTGAAAATGTAATGCAGACTAAATAAGCATAGTATAGCAAAATTTATTGATGTTTTTATAAATGAATATTTTAGTCGGTCAGAACCCGTTTTTGCATATAAGGATATGGGAAAATTTGTTTTCTGACTGATTTTAACGAAGTGATTTTTCAACAACAGCATGCACATTCACTCAGGCTGTTTTATCTTAGCATTTATTTTCAGAAAAGGCGAGATGATTGAAATTTGTGCTATTGCATCGGGAAGTAACGGAAACTGCTATTATGTAGGAAACGAGAAGGAGGCTGTGCTCATTGATTTGGGAATTTCGACCAAACAGGCGGTGCAGCGAATGGCCGAAAAAGGACTGGACTTACAGAAGATTAAAGCCGTTTTCGTTTCGCATGAACATGCCGACCATGTGCGCGGCGTCCGGGTGTTTTCCAAGCGATATAGCATCCCGGTTTATTTCACGGCACAAACATACCTGAAACTTTCCCGTCGAGTGCAACCCAACAGTCCACGGTTTTTCAAGCCGGGAGAATCGGTTATGATAGGTTCCATTACGGTTCATTCTTTTCTGAAAAATCACGACGCGGTCGAACCTTGCAGCTTTCGGATTGAACTAAATAATAAACATATTGGAGTGTTTACCGACATTGGTGAGCCCTGCGAAAATTTGCAGCAGCATTTCACGCAATGCCAGGCGGTTTTTCTGGAAACCAACTACGACGAGCCGATGCTGTTGAATGGCCCGTATCCGTATTATTTAAAGCAGCGGGTGGGTTCGAAAAATGGTCACTTATCGAACGTACAGGCACTTAATTTGGTGCAGGAGCAGGCAGGAGAGGAGCTGGGGCTCATTTTTCTTTCTCATATCTCGGCCGAGAACAATACACCGGAGTTGGCAATGGAGTCATTTGGTTTGATATCAGATAAATATGATGTTCGGTTGACATCGCGTCATGCACCGACTGATGTGGTGAGAATCGATTAGTTGAGATTCATTCTTCACTGCATTATGTATATATTTGTTACGCTTTACAATGAACTATACGAATCTTCCGGCATAGCCGGAAGCATTCAGGATAAATAACAATATTTGGGATAAAATCATGGCTGAATTTAAGTACCAAAAACCTTTTCCTGTAAAGGAAGATAAGACGCAATACCGTCTTCTGACAAAAGATTATGTTTCGACCGTAGAGTTCGCCGGCCGGAAAATTCTGAAAGTGGACCCGAAAGGATTGGAATTGCTCGCACAGGAAGCAATTGCTGATGTTTCGTTTTACCTTCGCCCGGCGCACCTCGAGAAGGTGGCTAAAATTCTGGATGATCCGGAAGCGACGGATAACGACCGTTTTGTTGCCTATACGCTGCTGAAAAACTCAGAAGTTTCGGCTAGTGGTGATTTACCGACTTGCCAGGACACCGGAACCGCGATTGTGATGGCCAAAAAAGGCGAGGATGTCTACACTGGCGTGGATGATGCTGAATTCCTGTCGAAGGGAATTTTCAATACCTACGGCGACCGCAACCTTCGCTACTCGCAGGTGGTGCCTTATACCATGTTCGAAGAGAAAAATACCGGAACCAACTTGCCGGCCCAGATTGACGTGTACTCAAAGCCCGGCAATTCATACGAATTCCTTTTCCTGACAAAGGGAGGTGGTTCAGCGAATAAAACCTATTTGTATCAGCAAACAAAGTCGCTACTGAACGAGGAATCTTTGACGAAGTTCGTCAAAGAGAAAATCAGAGAATTGGGAACAGCAGCTTGCCCTCCGTATCACCTGGCGATTGTGATTGGCGGAACTTCTGCGGAAGGAAACCTGAAAACCGTGAAACTGGCTTCGGCTGGTGATTTGGATAATCTGCCTACCGAAGGAAACGATGGTGGACAGGCATTCCGTGATTTGGAGTGGGAAGCCAAAGTGCAGAAAATGGCAGAAGAGTTTGGCATTGGTGCTCAGTTCGGCGGTAAGTACTTCACGCACGATGTT
This Prolixibacter sp. NT017 DNA region includes the following protein-coding sequences:
- a CDS encoding MBL fold metallo-hydrolase — protein: MIEICAIASGSNGNCYYVGNEKEAVLIDLGISTKQAVQRMAEKGLDLQKIKAVFVSHEHADHVRGVRVFSKRYSIPVYFTAQTYLKLSRRVQPNSPRFFKPGESVMIGSITVHSFLKNHDAVEPCSFRIELNNKHIGVFTDIGEPCENLQQHFTQCQAVFLETNYDEPMLLNGPYPYYLKQRVGSKNGHLSNVQALNLVQEQAGEELGLIFLSHISAENNTPELAMESFGLISDKYDVRLTSRHAPTDVVRID
- a CDS encoding fumarate hydratase → MAEFKYQKPFPVKEDKTQYRLLTKDYVSTVEFAGRKILKVDPKGLELLAQEAIADVSFYLRPAHLEKVAKILDDPEATDNDRFVAYTLLKNSEVSASGDLPTCQDTGTAIVMAKKGEDVYTGVDDAEFLSKGIFNTYGDRNLRYSQVVPYTMFEEKNTGTNLPAQIDVYSKPGNSYEFLFLTKGGGSANKTYLYQQTKSLLNEESLTKFVKEKIRELGTAACPPYHLAIVIGGTSAEGNLKTVKLASAGDLDNLPTEGNDGGQAFRDLEWEAKVQKMAEEFGIGAQFGGKYFTHDVRVIRLPRHAASCPVGVGVSCSADRNIKAKITEEGIFVEQLEKNPARFLPAKAPELAPPVEIDLDQPMADVLKELTKYPVKTRLNLKGTLIVARDIAHAKIKEMVDKGEPMPEYFKNHPVYYAGPAKTPEGMPSGSFGPTTANRMDPYVDLFQSMGGSMVMLAKGNRSKVVTDACKKHGGFYLGSIGGPAAILAKDNIKSVEVVDFPELGMEAVRKIRVENFPAFIIVDDKGNDFFEML